Proteins from one Gemmatimonadota bacterium genomic window:
- a CDS encoding hydantoinase B/oxoprolinase family protein — MRRRMGTDHHIRTGLGMKTDPITLELMRNRWTGIAEEMCAALIRTSYSTNIKDRRDCSAAIVQPSGEILAQAESGVPLHLGVMPGVVRSILETYPVSSMKPGDVYITNLPYPEGPGHLPDVSLVSAIFHEHRPVALAASTAHHVDMGGFAPGSMPFGVTEIYQEGLQIPPLPIFKGGRLDEEIYRLINQNVRTQYEVRGDLMAQFACAQIGQQRVSDLMSRESPDEVVRYMDEIQDYAERRMRAGIRSLPDGEYAFEDYLDDDGVTDAPVKIAVTLTISGDELRADFSGCSDQVLGPLNARLPAAASCISYVCKAVIDPDLPACAGAYRPLDIFAPEGSILQATYPAAIGNANILTDQRVVDVLMGALYQAAPDRVCAACSGEMNLVNIGGIDPVTGDYYNYVETYAGGQGAMSDLDGEDGVHTHLTNTRNAPVEIMERTYPLRVERYGLIPDTEGPGRQRGGCGMMRELKCLGKRTIITLGSDRRKFTPWGLEGGGNATGAHCYVIDTEGREKEIPTKTHTELYRNEILRIETPGGGGWGDPAERDGKKVEEDVRNGLVSPERADAHYRCAKDRKPAD; from the coding sequence ATGCGTCGACGAATGGGAACAGATCACCATATTCGGACTGGACTCGGCATGAAGACCGACCCCATCACCCTGGAACTGATGCGCAACCGGTGGACCGGCATCGCGGAAGAAATGTGCGCCGCCCTGATCCGCACCAGCTACTCCACCAATATCAAGGACCGGCGCGACTGCTCCGCGGCCATCGTGCAACCCTCCGGGGAGATCCTGGCCCAGGCGGAATCGGGCGTCCCCCTGCACCTGGGCGTGATGCCCGGCGTGGTCCGGTCCATCCTTGAAACCTATCCCGTGTCGTCCATGAAACCCGGCGACGTCTACATCACGAACCTGCCCTATCCCGAGGGACCGGGTCATCTGCCGGATGTTTCCCTGGTATCCGCCATTTTCCACGAGCATCGCCCGGTCGCACTGGCGGCATCCACCGCCCATCACGTGGACATGGGCGGGTTCGCGCCGGGCAGCATGCCCTTCGGGGTGACGGAGATCTACCAGGAGGGCCTGCAGATCCCGCCGCTTCCCATTTTCAAGGGGGGACGGCTCGACGAAGAGATCTACCGGCTGATCAACCAGAACGTACGGACCCAGTACGAGGTAAGGGGCGACCTCATGGCGCAGTTCGCCTGTGCCCAGATCGGCCAGCAGCGCGTGAGCGATCTCATGTCCCGGGAGTCTCCCGATGAAGTCGTTCGTTACATGGACGAGATCCAGGACTACGCCGAACGGCGGATGCGCGCGGGCATCCGGTCGCTGCCCGACGGCGAGTACGCTTTCGAAGACTACCTGGACGACGACGGGGTCACCGATGCGCCGGTGAAGATCGCGGTCACCCTGACCATCTCGGGGGACGAGCTGCGCGCGGATTTCTCGGGGTGCAGCGACCAGGTCCTGGGACCGTTGAACGCCAGGTTGCCGGCGGCCGCTTCCTGCATCAGCTACGTGTGTAAGGCGGTGATCGACCCGGACCTGCCGGCGTGCGCCGGGGCGTACCGGCCCCTGGACATCTTCGCGCCCGAGGGCTCCATCCTGCAGGCCACCTACCCGGCGGCCATCGGGAACGCCAACATCCTGACGGACCAGCGGGTCGTGGACGTACTCATGGGCGCGCTGTACCAGGCCGCGCCCGACCGGGTGTGCGCGGCCTGCAGCGGGGAGATGAACCTGGTCAACATCGGCGGGATCGATCCGGTCACTGGCGATTACTACAACTACGTGGAAACCTACGCGGGCGGGCAGGGCGCCATGTCCGACCTCGACGGCGAGGACGGCGTGCACACCCACCTCACCAACACCCGGAACGCGCCGGTCGAGATCATGGAACGCACCTATCCGCTCCGGGTCGAGCGGTACGGCCTGATCCCGGACACCGAGGGGCCGGGACGCCAGCGCGGCGGCTGCGGGATGATGCGGGAACTGAAGTGCCTGGGAAAACGCACTATCATCACCCTGGGTTCCGACCGCCGCAAATTCACGCCCTGGGGACTCGAAGGCGGCGGGAACGCCACGGGGGCCCACTGTTACGTGATCGACACCGAAGGGCGCGAAAAGGAGATCCCGACCAAGACCCATACCGAACTGTACCGGAACGAGATCCTGCGGATCGAGACGCCCGGCGGCGGAGGTTGGGGCGACCCGGCGGAGCGAGACGGAAAGAAGGTGGAAGAGGACGTCCGGAACGGACTCGTAAGCCCGGAAAGGGCGGACGCACACTACCGCTGCGCGAAGGATCGGAAACCGGCAGACTGA
- a CDS encoding cytochrome P450: protein MTDTKRGVKPQPLTLTQELILMLLNEETGYFHQVPGWDLNCAVVGAVLAELSLRSRIDTDMESLFLLDATKTGNPSIDPILDEIASDTNRHNTRYWIEHLAPRAETIIDSVLDRLVEMSILEHHDGEFWTLARTDWKMELYSDVETSTASQFVRTRISRAIFMNEIPDPRDVIVISLINTCDVFRFMFQLDEETEARIQAICQMDLIGRSITEAVSHNLAGPTLRRPAFVKKIPTVSLSKLLLNRHIRDGNLNALFGNLAQEYGPVFKVHPPFAQPMTFLAGLEANRWVHKHGRMYLRARDYFSEFEKVYGASGLLPSLDGADHFRLRKNLSPAYSRGRLGGQLEKLYDQARSYMASWNVGESYSATTMCRRMINAQLSPLFIGVDTQDVMDDLMKFKERALSVHVARILPKFMLNTPGMKRRAKTLDTLMERIEKVHTPAQRAECPRDLVDDYLSLHASDPQFLPESNLRFAFSAALIASVYLGDTFSLVVYAMASRPALYEKIRNEADAIFANGDPDVEAFTPSAMDVTHRFLMECMRMYPIVPMSIRNVMNTFVFEGYELPLGERLHIAPTATHYMSDVFPDPYTFDIDRYLPSRNEHRSPGYAPYGLGTHMCLGTRWMELQLAVNLLMLTHYFRIEMSPANYKLRFNPFPSLKPSKKLKFVISEQRRELQV, encoded by the coding sequence ATGACTGATACTAAAAGGGGCGTGAAACCCCAGCCTCTCACTTTGACCCAGGAACTCATCCTGATGCTCCTCAACGAGGAGACCGGCTACTTCCACCAGGTACCCGGATGGGACCTGAACTGCGCCGTGGTCGGCGCCGTGCTTGCAGAGCTTTCACTCAGATCCCGCATCGACACGGACATGGAATCCCTGTTCCTGCTCGACGCCACGAAAACGGGCAACCCTTCGATCGACCCCATTCTGGATGAAATCGCGAGCGATACGAACCGGCATAACACCCGGTACTGGATCGAACATCTCGCGCCTCGCGCGGAGACGATCATCGATTCGGTGCTGGACCGCCTGGTCGAAATGAGTATCCTGGAGCACCACGACGGCGAGTTCTGGACGCTGGCCCGCACCGACTGGAAGATGGAGTTGTACAGCGACGTCGAGACCAGTACGGCGAGTCAATTCGTAAGGACGCGGATCAGCCGGGCGATCTTCATGAACGAGATCCCGGACCCGAGGGACGTAATCGTTATAAGCCTCATCAACACGTGCGATGTTTTCCGGTTCATGTTCCAGCTTGACGAAGAAACGGAGGCGCGCATTCAGGCCATCTGCCAGATGGATCTGATCGGTCGGTCCATAACCGAAGCGGTCTCGCACAATCTCGCCGGTCCGACGCTTCGCCGTCCCGCTTTCGTCAAGAAGATTCCGACGGTTTCGCTGAGCAAGCTGCTGCTGAACCGGCATATTCGGGACGGCAACCTCAACGCGCTCTTCGGGAACCTTGCGCAGGAGTACGGCCCGGTGTTCAAGGTCCATCCTCCGTTCGCCCAACCCATGACCTTCCTGGCCGGCCTCGAGGCAAACCGCTGGGTGCATAAACACGGGCGCATGTATCTGAGAGCCAGGGACTACTTCAGCGAGTTTGAGAAGGTCTACGGCGCGTCCGGCCTGTTGCCCTCACTGGACGGCGCCGATCACTTCCGGCTGCGCAAGAACCTGTCGCCGGCGTATTCCCGCGGCAGACTGGGCGGGCAGTTGGAAAAGCTCTACGACCAGGCGCGGAGTTACATGGCAAGCTGGAACGTCGGAGAATCCTATTCCGCTACGACCATGTGCCGTCGGATGATCAACGCACAACTCTCGCCCCTGTTCATCGGCGTCGATACTCAGGACGTCATGGACGATCTGATGAAGTTCAAGGAAAGGGCGCTCAGCGTGCATGTCGCCAGGATTCTGCCCAAATTCATGCTGAACACACCGGGTATGAAACGACGGGCGAAAACCCTGGATACCCTGATGGAACGAATCGAGAAGGTCCATACCCCTGCCCAGCGGGCCGAATGTCCACGGGACCTGGTGGACGACTACCTCAGCCTGCACGCGAGCGACCCGCAGTTCCTGCCGGAGTCCAACCTTCGGTTCGCCTTTTCCGCTGCTTTGATTGCCAGCGTGTACCTTGGCGATACGTTCAGCCTGGTCGTATACGCCATGGCGTCGCGGCCCGCGCTCTATGAGAAAATACGAAATGAAGCCGACGCCATATTCGCGAATGGCGATCCGGATGTCGAGGCCTTCACACCATCCGCGATGGACGTCACGCACCGCTTTCTCATGGAGTGCATGCGCATGTACCCGATCGTTCCCATGTCGATTCGAAATGTAATGAATACGTTTGTGTTCGAGGGTTACGAACTGCCCCTGGGAGAACGACTCCATATCGCGCCGACTGCCACGCATTACATGAGCGATGTCTTTCCCGACCCGTACACCTTCGACATCGACCGCTACCTGCCGTCGCGCAATGAACATCGCAGCCCCGGGTACGCGCCGTACGGCCTGGGCACGCACATGTGTCTCGGCACCCGTTGGATGGAACTGCAACTGGCCGTCAACTTGCTGATGCTGACGCACTACTTCAGGATCGAAATGTCGCCCGCGAACTATAAACTGCGGTTCAATCCGTTTCCGTCTTTGAAACCGAGCAAGAAGCTGAAGTTCGTCATCTCCGAGCAGAGACGCGAGCTACAGGTCTGA
- a CDS encoding methyltransferase domain-containing protein gives MQLGKLSRELREAYQGTGVKGRVRHFDGWIARAAPQADGASGYDHAATVKEYYDLCSGFMVWGWNESLHFVPLTPDESLEESIARHQRLMISKLDMKPGMTVVDVGCGIGGPMRRVVREAGVKVVGINISEVQLEKARKLNAEAGLDHMVDYEACSFMDMGAFEDETFDRGYAIESTCHAPDKVRAFEEIFRVLKPGALFWGQEMCLTDKFDPEDAGHRVIEQNLKRGIALNDIATFGEVNRALEAAGFHVIEGMDRDNRKGPSTPWYRSMESSRGMLGNMLRRLPWGRKAIIAGSKMAEVLRLLPKGSSEVVRLLDRTADAYVSGGKTGIFTPLYCFLARKPL, from the coding sequence TTGCAACTGGGTAAACTGTCCAGAGAATTACGGGAGGCGTACCAGGGAACGGGCGTCAAGGGTCGTGTCCGGCACTTCGATGGCTGGATCGCGCGGGCGGCTCCGCAAGCCGATGGCGCAAGCGGGTACGACCACGCGGCAACGGTGAAAGAGTACTATGACCTTTGCAGCGGGTTCATGGTATGGGGTTGGAACGAATCCCTGCATTTCGTACCACTCACACCCGATGAGAGTCTGGAAGAATCCATAGCACGTCATCAGCGGTTGATGATCTCGAAGCTGGACATGAAACCGGGTATGACGGTGGTGGACGTTGGTTGCGGAATCGGCGGCCCAATGCGCCGCGTCGTCCGTGAGGCCGGTGTCAAGGTCGTCGGTATCAACATCAGTGAAGTCCAACTGGAAAAGGCAAGAAAGTTGAACGCGGAAGCGGGGCTCGATCACATGGTCGATTACGAGGCGTGCAGCTTTATGGATATGGGCGCCTTCGAAGATGAGACGTTCGACAGGGGCTATGCCATCGAGTCGACGTGCCACGCGCCTGACAAGGTACGCGCGTTCGAGGAGATATTCCGAGTACTCAAACCAGGAGCGCTGTTCTGGGGTCAGGAAATGTGCCTGACCGACAAGTTCGATCCGGAAGACGCCGGACACCGTGTCATTGAGCAGAACCTAAAGCGAGGCATTGCACTGAACGACATCGCGACGTTCGGGGAAGTTAATCGCGCACTTGAAGCGGCGGGATTCCACGTCATCGAAGGGATGGACCGCGACAACCGGAAAGGACCATCCACGCCCTGGTACCGTTCCATGGAGAGTAGTCGCGGCATGTTGGGGAACATGCTGCGCAGGCTTCCATGGGGCCGTAAAGCCATCATCGCAGGATCGAAGATGGCCGAAGTGTTGCGTCTGCTCCCCAAGGGTTCATCGGAAGTCGTCCGGCTTCTTGATCGCACCGCGGACGCTTATGTCTCGGGCGGCAAGACGGGTATCTTTACCCCGCTGTATTGTTTCCTGGCTCGTAAACCTCTTTAG
- a CDS encoding NAD(P)-binding protein: protein MGRDRPVSDRPVPGAANEEDAEIMAAGRNGTNPKRIAIIGGGVSGLGAAWALHRHPDRFDFRLYEARDQVGGNAITADMPQHDGSTIPFDISVTALIPSVYHHILLLMRQFGIELLDTRFNYSVKYHGRVYAHDFDSDIRRQLQPEIARFQRVLKRLHRFGRLTRSRSRLMNALNPFNYITMRTVLNLGGFSGDFRYKILKPMFVNFLMATNVFDMPAALFARYLEFFDIERATPMQTWDQGTRRIYENLTAGFRDRIHLNRPVRKVHRRSDCVVIEDSDGVEETFDEVVFACNANQTLMMLVRPTFLERYLLSSIRYESELHNHTVVHSDASVLPDNEVRPLETRSNHIEQYGARPDNYEITYIMHNQQPWASRSDRPCLVTYNPVSPIDERKVVRKYWFQHIVHDVRHVAWLVQLFRFIQGRRRTWHCGAHTLVNSQETCFVTGLAAARQIGADYPFDDPEARRMFNYYGRILHGGRFRKAKG, encoded by the coding sequence ATGGGACGCGATCGTCCAGTTTCAGATCGTCCGGTTCCAGGTGCAGCCAATGAAGAGGATGCGGAGATCATGGCAGCCGGACGGAATGGCACTAATCCAAAGCGAATCGCCATAATCGGCGGCGGGGTATCCGGGCTCGGGGCCGCATGGGCGCTGCATCGCCACCCGGACCGGTTTGACTTCCGGCTGTACGAGGCCCGGGACCAGGTGGGCGGGAACGCCATCACCGCCGACATGCCGCAGCATGATGGCAGCACCATACCGTTCGACATATCCGTCACCGCGCTGATACCGTCCGTATACCACCACATCCTGTTGTTGATGCGGCAGTTCGGTATCGAACTGCTCGACACCCGGTTCAACTACAGCGTGAAATACCACGGCCGGGTTTACGCCCACGATTTCGACTCCGACATCCGGCGACAGCTTCAGCCCGAGATCGCCCGGTTTCAAAGGGTCCTGAAGCGTCTGCACCGGTTCGGCCGGCTGACCCGCTCCCGGTCGAGGCTGATGAACGCCCTCAACCCGTTCAATTACATCACGATGCGGACGGTGCTCAACCTGGGCGGATTTTCCGGAGACTTCAGATACAAGATCCTGAAGCCCATGTTCGTCAATTTCCTGATGGCCACGAACGTGTTCGACATGCCGGCGGCCCTCTTCGCACGGTACCTGGAGTTCTTCGACATCGAACGCGCGACGCCCATGCAGACGTGGGACCAGGGCACGCGCCGGATCTACGAAAACCTGACGGCCGGATTCCGGGACAGGATACACCTCAACCGGCCGGTGCGAAAAGTGCACCGCCGGTCCGACTGCGTCGTGATCGAGGACTCCGACGGCGTGGAGGAGACGTTCGACGAGGTGGTCTTCGCGTGCAATGCGAACCAGACCCTGATGATGCTCGTCCGGCCCACGTTCCTGGAGCGCTACCTTCTGTCGTCTATACGCTACGAGAGCGAACTCCACAACCACACGGTCGTGCACTCGGACGCATCCGTCCTTCCGGATAACGAAGTGAGACCATTGGAAACGCGGAGCAATCATATCGAACAGTACGGCGCCAGGCCGGACAACTACGAAATCACCTACATCATGCACAACCAGCAGCCGTGGGCCAGCCGGTCCGACAGGCCCTGTCTGGTGACCTATAATCCCGTCAGTCCGATCGATGAGCGGAAGGTCGTAAGGAAGTACTGGTTCCAGCACATCGTGCACGACGTGCGCCACGTCGCCTGGCTCGTCCAACTGTTCCGGTTCATCCAGGGCAGGCGACGGACCTGGCACTGCGGCGCTCACACCCTGGTGAACAGCCAGGAGACCTGCTTCGTGACCGGCCTCGCCGCCGCCCGGCAGATCGGGGCGGACTATCCCTTTGACGACCCCGAGGCCAGGCGGATGTTCAACTACTACGGCCGGATTCTGCACGGCGGTCGGTTCAGGAAGGCGAAGGGCTGA
- a CDS encoding Rieske 2Fe-2S domain-containing protein — MHTNDTIPTPAADADTGLTDRRDTEGLHPFPEGWYLVTTRDTLRREKLIEKKWMGEDIVAWCDEEGRVCVAEAVCPHLGSDLGPKVGGKVCGGRLVCPFHGFEFDTTGQCVATPNAPAPRAARLAVYETREIFGLVFAWYGLGGRPAHWFLPDEPPAGSEWGELGYRTLRFRSHPQETAENSVDIGHLRYVHGYDNVNAVGSVTVEGAYLKSCFDFRRVRRALGVKELVYEVSAVTHIHGLGYSLVEIHEKTIDMHARLWVLPTPIDGKYIDLVLAGQLREIRKPRRFVSGLGFLPSKLRRRLMNQILLSQQKRDVLQDVVIWERKRFRTPPRLCRADGPIGLYRRYCRQFYSEQPPS, encoded by the coding sequence TTGCATACAAACGATACGATCCCAACGCCGGCGGCCGACGCGGATACGGGACTCACCGACCGCCGCGACACGGAAGGGCTTCATCCCTTCCCGGAAGGCTGGTACCTGGTCACGACCCGCGATACGCTGCGGCGGGAGAAACTGATCGAGAAAAAGTGGATGGGAGAGGATATCGTCGCGTGGTGCGACGAGGAAGGCCGGGTCTGCGTGGCCGAAGCCGTGTGTCCGCACCTGGGTTCCGACCTGGGACCGAAAGTCGGCGGCAAGGTGTGCGGCGGCCGCCTGGTCTGCCCGTTCCACGGGTTCGAGTTCGATACGACCGGGCAGTGCGTCGCTACGCCCAACGCCCCGGCGCCGAGAGCCGCCCGGCTGGCCGTGTACGAGACCAGGGAGATCTTCGGCCTGGTCTTCGCCTGGTATGGACTCGGCGGGCGGCCCGCGCACTGGTTCCTGCCGGACGAACCGCCGGCCGGAAGCGAGTGGGGCGAGCTGGGTTACCGGACCCTCCGGTTTCGCAGCCATCCCCAGGAAACCGCGGAGAACTCCGTGGACATCGGCCACCTGCGTTACGTGCACGGCTACGACAACGTGAACGCGGTCGGATCTGTCACGGTGGAAGGCGCCTACCTGAAGAGCTGTTTCGACTTCAGGCGCGTCCGCAGGGCTTTGGGCGTCAAGGAGCTCGTCTACGAGGTCTCGGCCGTCACGCACATCCACGGCCTGGGGTACTCCCTCGTGGAGATCCACGAAAAGACCATCGATATGCACGCCAGGCTCTGGGTTCTCCCGACCCCAATCGACGGCAAGTACATCGATCTCGTGCTGGCCGGCCAGCTGCGGGAGATCCGGAAGCCGCGGCGGTTCGTCTCCGGCTTGGGATTCCTGCCGTCGAAGCTGCGCCGGCGGTTGATGAACCAGATTCTCCTGTCTCAGCAAAAACGGGATGTGCTGCAGGACGTGGTGATTTGGGAACGGAAGCGGTTCCGCACGCCGCCCCGGCTGTGCAGGGCAGACGGTCCCATCGGTCTGTACCGGCGCTATTGCCGACAGTTCTACTCGGAACAGCCCCCATCCTGA